In the genome of Raphanus sativus cultivar WK10039 chromosome 9, ASM80110v3, whole genome shotgun sequence, the window AAAATCAGTTTTTCTATACATCTAAGGTAGTGTTCATAGCTATTCTACAGTTATCATATTTAGAACTATCAAGTACCTTGATATTATGGCAATCCCTGATTATCTCTATTAACGAGATGGAAAGGAGAGTGAATGTTGTTGAACGATTCTGACAGTGGAGACAAAGGATCCGGTGACAAAGTTTCAAGAACATAGGTTTTCCTCGCCAATGATGTTGTACGACCAACACGGCGTCAACCTTTCATCTGATCACCATTGTTGAGAAGCTTTGCGTGAAATTTACGATTGTAGGCGGAATACCATTGAATCTTTCATGAAGAAAAATCAATTGAGAAAAATCAACAACTGATTGagatcaaaagaaagaaagaaagaaatgaaagTATTGAAGCTTCGAGACTATAATACCATATTAGTTGAGCTCAAGCTCAGTGAAGAAAACGATCAAgaaatggaaaatattttttttgttattgatctttttgttacaaatctatttatataaaagaaggTTTCTTTCTCTCCTGTTGACACGTCGACAGACAGGCTGGAAATTCGTTTATCCACGCGTCGACACGTGTCCATTTCCGCCAAACCGCACCGTATCACTTAAAGGTCTGCGTGAAGGGCTTTTCATTTTGGTCTCCGTTCGGGCTTAAGATGTCGTGAGCCCGTCTTGAGTTCATCACTTCTCTATGTGCGACGGAGGCGGTGACGTATGGGATTCTTCCCGCGACGTGAAACTGTCTGATTAATGGCTATCTTTAATCCCATTGATTCACAGCTCCAATATCTGTCTTCAAAGCGTTGTTTAGATCTGAGGGTCGGTGTGATTTCGGTATAAATATATGTGAGATCCCTCACCTTGAACTCATCTTTGACTATTCTCCCTCTTCTCTGAAACTTCTTCTCCTACTTCTTCATGAGTTACTCCACCAACAGCGTCTCTCTTCCTCTGATTACGCCTCCCTTTCCTCTGGCCACCAGGTTCCCCGCTTTTTTATCACCCTTTGATCTGAGGAAATCTGTTTCCCTTTTGATTTGATAAGTTGTCTATGATTGAAGAATCCCTTTTCTGGTCTTTGCTTTCTACGCTACTTCATTGCATAAAGTCTTTGTCTTTTTCCTCGAGTTAGGTCTTGCCTGAACTCAACGTATTAATATTATTTCGCACATTATAAGACctattaacttaaattttgttgtTCACGGGTTCAGTTGCAAAATTacttcttttttataaaaagaactCTCTTTTTTGTATAAAGTGTTTGCATTGTACTGTTAAGAAGAACCAGAGCCCTTGCTTAGACCATGTGTGAATGAAATCAAATATCAACCAAAGTTCTCTGTAGCTTTTGTTCCATGTCATCAGAAATTAGCCTATTATCTCTGTTTTGTGGCAaccaatgtgttttttttttgatgattttgtagTCTCTTCAGAGGAGTCAAAAGATCGGAGATGCCAACCGAGCCATCGTCCGCGAGTCCCGTCACTGGCACGACGTCTTCGGGTCAGCTATCTTTGTGATCCACCTCATATGCTTAGGCTTCGTGCTCGCGGTGCTTGGACTCAACATGTTTACTTGCATCATGTATTGGCATATAAGGTGATTTGGACATTCTAATTAGGTAAATGTAACATTTATATTTGTTATGTTTTATGATCTATTGATTTCattttatgttcttttattAAAGAAGAGTGATAGAGCAATGAATAACCTTTTAGATATTGTAAGCTTTCGTTGTACAGTAGTGCAGTACTTTTGCTTATACAAACATGTATTCACATTGCTGATAAGCTTTGGAGTAATTCAGGAATTCAGAAATAAATACAGTAGAGGTGAGTTTTTATATTTCCtgaatctatttattttaatttactaGAGAAAGCGCGGGCAAGGCATAACGGAATATTGCTGGAAAACGCCACTACGATGATCTCTAGATTGACGGTTGGCTTTATATTGATTACCCTTCAGATATTTACATCATCGCTCATCGGGTAAGTATGAAAAGGATTCTACCATGTTCCTCTGATTAGATTAATCTAAACTCCTTTGTGTTGACCTCCTCTGATGGTAGAAACGCTGACACCAAAGAAGTTGCTTATTCTAGCTCTTCAGGAAGCTGAGAGAAATGGAAATAGCATATATATTATCTGCCTTATCCGTGAGTACAATTATTCCTTCCACTCAAGCCCTTTGATTAGTGTTCCGGATTAGTCTGGGGCTTTATTTAACTGCTACTGGTTACAATATGAACCTTTGTGTCCATGTATGTGAAATAACTACTGCCCAACCCTTCCTTTGTTTAGTCATGTGTTCTCCACAGTACAAATGTTGTGAAATAGATGTTCCCATTATCGAGGAGATACGCCATACATGTTCCACCTATCTGTTATGCTTCCATCGTGGcattagtttgttttgtttccatGATAAGGTGGCTAAGATTTGATGCTTTTTGATCAGGTGGCTAATTGATGCTCACTGCAGGTTTCAACTGAATGATCACTTTGGTTTACCCCAAAAGAGAGGGACTAGCTTAACTTTTTCATTGAGTGTTATCATCATTAAGCCTTGCGCTACAGGTCAGACCCATCGAATATGCTCCCTGTTTTATAAGTACCACACTGTGCTCTTTGGTGTCTGGAGGAAAAAAATCTGCTCTCAGGTATAAATAGATATATGGATTATGTTGCCATTTAAAACAGAATTCATATAGTTCTAAGCACACAAATGCATATGCTAATTTGAAGGTTCATCGCAATTGAACTCTTAAATGTCTGAGAGGTTCTCTATAGTTCCATCGTCAGGCTTCCCAAGTTTAATCTTTCTCCAAGTTATAAGTATTTTTCCCTATTACAGTTTTAAATTCCACTCTCTTTTTATCTATGTAGTAGCATATTGAAAACCTTATGTGATAAGAATCTATCATTCTCAGAATTCAAAAAGTTTCCATATGGCGGAAGGGATGTAACACTTCTGAAGTCATTTGAGTTCCAGGACCTTTAATCACGTGGTCAGTCGTTAccgtttcaatttcaacagtgGTCACTCCACTTTGGGTCAGCTTGCACTCAATTACATGCCAGTTAAGTTCAAGTTTCTTGAGCAAGAGCGTGCACTCGAACAGCACCTCTCAATTTAGTTATAGAGATCCTGAAATGGAGTGAGGAGACAACAAATATTTGCGTGAGTGTATACTCTATGTACAGCACTTATCAAGTTCTTCTCAAATCAGTgtattcaaattaaaaacaagTCTAATGTAAATAGTCACCATTATCTGAACTGGTGATTTCTACATATTGATCTTAATTGATTGAGATTCAGTTCACAGcattcatttcttttttttgaacttgaCCATTGCAGCTATTTGCAACTAAACCATGACTTGAACCCCTCTTAATCATCAACTGTtctcattttttcatttttgactAATCGACTGTTCTATAATGAACGCTGACATCATTTTAACAATTATGTCTCTTGTGGGATCACCGGGACAATATTGACTGCCTCACTCCACCAGAAATCTAATGTTCCTCCAGTCTGTGAAACAAAACAACCCATCCTTTGTAAgtttaacaaaaacaataaaaaattaaagttaattagaagtaagaaaaaaaaaactaatcttcAAATGACTGAAATTTAACGgaaatataaatcaatgaagCTATATCAAATTTGAATGTGATATTAATTCAAAACAGTAAatgtttttactaaaaatgaaaatatgaaaataatggttttagattataattttgGACCGAAAATTTTCAGCTGCATTAATTCAGATAATAAtggtaaaattaaatattatttaatggtAAAAGTTTTTAGCTAATCATGAATCATGTTCTCTGTTTATCAAACTTTCTAAGATACTGAACAATTCCACCTTCCATAGCTGCTTTTGAACTTAAATCTTAAGCTTTGCTGACTTTTTGATAGTCTTGATAAGCTTATGAAGTTAAAAGGAAACACACAAATGCAATATTTCCTTATATAATCTAATGATTTCAACACCTGCTTTAGTAtgataacttttattttaagcaaacaatataagaaaaacccGAGAGGGTTGAGAACCAACGTACAATTTTATTTTCCGAAGCACTTATAAACAACTCATATGACAATGGCGTGGGAGTTTTTTACAATACAATGTTTACTAGAATACCAAAACtgttaaaattatttcaaaattaataacccgcccgtagggcgggccgattCTAGTTACTGAATATAGTAATGTTGACTCTGGTTTACAAAACTATACCAGACCCAATTACACGGTCATTAAGCCAACTCAATCTTATACGTTAAGACAATCTCCACTGATACACTATTTGATGAAAGGGGTGTTTTTTGATCAATATCCTGAATTCAGACAGCAAGCCTTATTTTCagcctttttttttataaactcctGGTCTTATAGAACTCAAGACCAGGACCAAGCTGTGTGTTGACTGTTGAggtatgtttttctttttttacttggTCGTCTGttggtttgtttgtttaatggataaattattttaattgttttgaagaaaaatattatattatctatGTCAACATCACTAAGTTTGGCAATtacatttgacatatattagTTAAAAAGTCAACACTAACTATATTTGGTGTGCAATGTAAAATATGACATAAGctgtaaaatatcaaatatctaTGAAATATTCTACGAGACTTGTACTATAAATAAGGAGGCTTGTAGTGTGTTGTGATCCAAACAAAGTGAATTAAGTGAGCTAGATCCTAAAGAATATCTCGAGTACTTTATAATATCTTTGAATGTTCGTAATAAAATGAAGATTCCTTTTGTCATAAAACGATCGTGTCTACCCTTAAACAATTTATCATTATAGATCCTAAACATCTCAATTTGTGATTGTACGTGTTTGTAAATTTATATGAACGAACAAGTTTGAAAAAGAGCCAGAAAATATTCACTTGATTACAAATAgagtatatttttaaagaagatggtggctcagcaaagacaaagaaaagcaaaaagCTCTCTCTCAAGCTTTACCTATGAACTCAATGTCAAAGAGAAGAACCGAAGCTGGTGGAATGAGACATGAGCCTGCGCAAACAAGGGTTATAGTATAACTAATTAATTAGTATTTAATTATCAACAATTAACATAATTAAGGAAGGTCTTTAGTTTATTGTTTACCTCCTTTGCAACCTGCCCCTCGATCACCATACGCGAGTTCTGGAGGAATCTTTAATGTCCGTTTACCTCCTGAAGTAAACGAAAAAAAACTTAGTTAATAATGAAAGCATGGCAATGTTTCTGTATATTTAAACTAAACTTGATTTTTGGTTGTTTAATTATAGGTCCAGTGATTCAATTAGCCATAACTCGACCGTCCTCAAATCACTATCAAACAGTTTCACGTATGCAATAACATTGTGTTCAAAAACCTTGAAGCTAATCccatgaaaacaaatatttacatTACCAGTAAGCATAGCAGGAACTCCATCAGAGCCAATGATTCCCTGGTCCCAACCTTTGATCACCTGTAAATGGATATGTCCACAATTGATTCAGTTCATGTGTTTCTGAACTTCACATGATACTCCGTATATAAACAATTGATGTTCTGAgttctgaaaaaataaatatatatttttgtttgttattttttattttacaataaatttttatcactcatatttttatatttaaatttttgtttttattttataaacaaattcATTAATTAGACtctataacatttatttttcaaatataaaaataaaatctaaaacacCAATCATTAAGCAAAACATTATTTCTTAATTACCTCACCAACACCTATACGGAAAGTTAGAGGTTTTCCCCGATTATAGCTACTATCAAAGACTTTCCCATTCTCCAACTTCCCCACATAATGTGCCTGCATGAGAGATATTCAATAACGATCTAACATCATAAAGTAATGGCAAAATAGTTTGAGATATAATTACCTTGATTAGCTGCCCTTTAACAGCTGCAGGGCCATATCCAACTACCTTATCACAGAAGGCAAGACCAGAAGGAGACACAGAGAATTCACAAGAACTTGTTTCGGCAAATGCTGAAACGTTATCAACAAGACCAATACAGACACCAAAACCAATAATTGCTTCTCTTCTACCACAAGAAGCTGGTTGAACAAAACTTAATTCGTGATCAGAAACCTTTTGTTTGCTTCTCAAGTTAATGGCATCTGCTTTGGTTAAGCTACTGCTCACAAAACTTCTGCCTTTTCTTTGCTCACTTGGTGGAGAACAAGTGCCAACAGAAAATCCTAAGGAGGTCATTTCTTCTCTATCCAGAAAATTTTCTGAATGAGATAATAAATGGTTTGTGTAAGAATGGCTTCTTTGGAATATCAGTCATCCTTGCTGGCAAACAAAAGAACCACACAAAATTTGGGTTTATCTTCAGCCCATTTTAAACATTCGAGGCCCAATATGAACACAACAGAAGAGTTTTAGATGTCATCTCCTAGACTTCCTTGATGATTCAAAACGAGACTAATTGTTCACTCTTGTTTCTTCTTTGGTTTAACCTTCTTATTTTAACTTATGGGCAAAAGACTAgagaatttgaaaaaaataaaattttctataaaagtTTTTAAAGAGGTAAAAACAGTAACTCAAAATCATTACTCAAACACTTGTCAAATCAAACACAACACAAACGAAATTAGACATCATGAGTCCAAACTGAGTTAACATTGAAGAACTATCAAAACACTTATACAAGCAAAACAAcaggtttctctctctctctcccactCTCTACTTAGAGAGTTGCTAGCTGCTGAATATCATAAGGATGAGCATCAGAAGCAGCTTCTCGCCTAAAAGATCTTCTTCCAATAACAATATTGGCAGCTTCACCGGGATGAAACGCGTCCCAAAACACATACTCATTCCTATTCAAACATGGAGCTTGTCCAGGTAGACAAGTTATCTGTCCATTGTTCCTCCCAACTCCACAACATCCTGCATTTGTCACTCTAaaccctgaaaaaaaaaagaatatcaaaCTTTTTGAGCAAAATTATCATGAAAGAGTTTTGGAGACTGGTGATATACCGTAGCGAGCAGGGTTTGTAACAATGTCTTGGAAGATGCCGTATGCGTTAATGTAAGTGAACTTGGCGTCTGGTGTGTTCTGGTTAAAGTGGTCGACTATAGTTATGAGCTTGCTGTTAAAGAGTCTGTTCGCGGAGTTGATCCTCTCGTCACATGTTGTTCCATCTCTGCTGTTCTGAGCTAGCTCGTTTGGGCTGCAACCAATGGCTCCAACTCCTATTAACGCAAACTTCCTGGCTCCATTGTTATACAATATCTGCTCCATCacataaaacatcaaaaacttcAGTCTCGCTAAGAGTAAAAACTACCAAAACAGAGTATAACtaaagaaacagagcaaaaacAGAGAAGTAATGAAGAAACAGGGGAAACCTAAAAACAGAGGACTTGAAGAGTGGACTGACCCGGAGTTGTTCAGTGTAACGGGCGATAAGATCGTCGCCAAAGGAGTCAGGCGTGAACTGGTTACCGGTAGAGTAAAAAGTGGGCATGAAGTAGTTGTTGAGGTAATCGTTACTGCCTAATCCGATGGAGTAGATGCACTTGCTGAGGTAACTCGAGGCTTGGTTCCGATCACCGAGTATGTTCACTACTTGTGACACAGTGTTCACGTGATTTGCTACTTGACCAGCAAATGCTATTCTACCTCCCTgaagaacaaaaacaacaaacttTTGTAGAAAATCTAGAACAAGATGCTTAGGAAAACTAACTATGGTCATTTAGCCTAATCCTAACCTGAGATCTTAAACGGTTAAACCGAAATTGTTTTAGAAGCcgattggtttatatttttctgAACAAATTGAACCAAACCCAAACAAAAATATAGTCTCTAAGATCACTAAAAATAGATGATAGTGATGCTCATTTATTTACAACTAGGTGATTTTctcgtgctcatgcacggatataaatatttataaaataaatataatataatagctgattgctatatattttaattttaaatttaatttataatttttatgcataatttatattaataatattgaattACTTTAATTCGACATATGATTTTACATATGTTATATCTAGtggatttagttatcatttaggtATATTGGACTGCATTCaactatattattttctattctaaatatattaaaattttgattaattttcttattttcatttaggttggttgttgtcttctttaattttaatataatatattattttaaatatatggttgattagtttatgttacttaattattttatgtaatcatctaataaattagatagatatatcaaaatatttatattactttgaaaatatatattttttattgtttaaaattatgttttataataaataatatttttttaatatcaaaattatctttctgaaattttgtttttataaaatcacattatatacaaatatatatatatatatattcatctaagaaacaataaatataaagtaagtattttattacttcaaaagtatattttatgttatttaaaaatatttttaaattagaatattagtatcttgtgaaatttccctttttaatgaaatcatattatatatacatatattttcggttttaaatttataattttttcctttttaatatatatgttatatggaaattttttaaaaagactaaaaaaataatagtatttaaatgtaatatttttaattcattaaaggtatcaGTGTAATCAACTATCGTGAAAAATAACGTGAGCGCAacacataagaaactgacttctcaaattatatcatagatagatatatatttttattgtttaaaattatgttttaaaataaataatattttttctaatatcaagattatctttcCGAAATTTGTCACATtagatacaaatatatatattttcatctaagaaacaatagatataaaataagtatttattacttcaaaattataatttatgttatttaaaaatatttttaaaatagaatactactatcttgtgaaatttcctttttaatgaaatcctataatatatacatatatttttgttttttaaattcgatttttaaaattttaaaattttcctttttactatatatatatattatatggaaaatttcaaaagggaaacttaaaaaataataggtattaaatgtaatatttttaattcattaagggtatcgatgtaatcaaccatcgtgagagttaacatgagcgcgacacataggaaactgacttcttaaataatattatagagactTTTTAAAGATAAGTTTGAAGTTCCTTTTATTaggaacaaaaataaatcaagacCTTATAACCAAATTAACCCGACCAAAATTCTATAAACATAAATAACGGATCTGAAACAGTCCGGTCTGACCGAATGGCTAGTGAACTAGTTAGTACCAATTGTCTGCCAGTTTCTTCTCGGATTCCGGCAGCAGCGGAAGCATAGTTAACTCCCCTGAGGATGTCTTCTCCTCTGGCAGCGGCATACGGTGTAATGTAGTTGTCAAAACCCAAGAGCTCagctgtttttgtttttcaagaTTATCCAAAAGGAAACATAGTAGCACTTTAGTCTCTTgtttcaagaaaagaaaaacagaggaaaagaaAGTAAAATGTAGTTAGTTAAGACTTACTGATAACATCGACTGTAGTTTTGCCATTGCTAAACCGACCAGTTGGACCGAGAGCGAAATCAATACCGTAAGGAAAGTAATTAGCTCTAGCTAGTGAATTAAGCTGATTATTGTTGCCATTATCAACCAAAGAGTCACCAAATA includes:
- the LOC108824415 gene encoding peptidyl-prolyl cis-trans isomerase FKBP13, chloroplastic yields the protein MTSLGFSVGTCSPPSEQRKGRSFVSSSLTKADAINLRSKQKVSDHELSFVQPASCGRREAIIGFGVCIGLVDNVSAFAETSSCEFSVSPSGLAFCDKVVGYGPAAVKGQLIKAHYVGKLENGKVFDSSYNRGKPLTFRIGVGEVIKGWDQGIIGSDGVPAMLTGGKRTLKIPPELAYGDRGAGCKGGSCLIPPASVLLFDIEFIGKA
- the LOC108827142 gene encoding GDSL esterase/lipase At5g45670 gives rise to the protein MAKMCLMVMLIMVSTAINMVASDPIAPCYFIFGDSLVDNGNNNQLNSLARANYFPYGIDFALGPTGRFSNGKTTVDVITELLGFDNYITPYAAARGEDILRGVNYASAAAGIREETGRQLGGRIAFAGQVANHVNTVSQVVNILGDRNQASSYLSKCIYSIGLGSNDYLNNYFMPTFYSTGNQFTPDSFGDDLIARYTEQLRILYNNGARKFALIGVGAIGCSPNELAQNSRDGTTCDERINSANRLFNSKLITIVDHFNQNTPDAKFTYINAYGIFQDIVTNPARYGFRVTNAGCCGVGRNNGQITCLPGQAPCLNRNEYVFWDAFHPGEAANIVIGRRSFRREAASDAHPYDIQQLATL